The DNA window CCGTGATCGCGTGCGAGCGCGACCAGCTCGCCGCGCCGATCGGGGCGGCAGACGCCGATGAAGCCGACGAGGTATCGCGGTGTGCGCCGCCGCGCGGCGGCATAGTGCCACGCCGGGTCGTAGGCACTGCGGACGAAGGTCACCGCCTGCGCGCCCCGATCGAGCAGTTCGGGCACATTGTGCCGTTTCGTGGTGACGATCAGATCCCAATCGGGTTCGTGCGCAAGGTATTCCGGGCTGATGTTGTCGAGGTTGGCGACATCGTCCGGGCTGTAGTGCACGTGCAGCCGCGCGGGGATATCCAGCAACCTGCGCTGATCGAGATGGACGGCCTTGAAGGCGAAGACCATATCCGGCTGGAATTCCGCTGCGGCACGGTCGATTTCGCCGTGCAGGTCGGTGATCGTCCACGGAGCCCGGCGATGCGCGAACTTGGCATAGACCCACGGCGGTGACAGTCGCGCCGGCAGGGTGACCGGCGTGGAGTCGATGACGACCACGTCGTGTCCCGCCTGCCGGAAGCCGTCCGCGAGCGAGCGCGCGTTGCTGCCGACCCAATCGTCCCCGACGAACAGGATCTTCACCGCATACCCTCCTCGCGCATCAGCACGACAGCGGGACTCGTGGATATCGGCACGGTCCGTTCACGCACGATGAGGGTGCGGACCCGCACGAGATACCAGATGGCCGTGCTGAATTCGACGAGCACACTGCCGTAGACCAGCGTCCAGACCGAATGCGTGTGGAACGCGATGAACAGCGCGATACCCGCGACGCAGGTGCCCAGCACCGCGCCGATCAGCACACCGGTGGTGTCCTGGCGCACCGGCAACAGCGCCGTGGTGACGAACGAGGTGATCGTGGTCGCGGGCAACATGAAGATCTCGACCCGCAGCAACCCGACGGCCCCGGTGAATTCCTCGCCGAAGATGAGCCGGATCATCAGCGGCGCGGCGAGCCATACGGCGACCGCGGCGACGGTGGCGACACAGATACAGGCCGTCAGTGCCATCAGGGCGTGCCGCCAGAACCGGTGATCGGTACTGCGCCGCGCCATCCGGGGCAGTAGCGCGAAACCGATGGGATCCAGGGTGGATTGGATGGCGCGGACCAGTCGGTCGCCCGCCGAGTAGAGGCCCAGCGATACCGTGTCCAGGACCGCGGAGTACACCGCCGCCGCGCCCTGTCCGTAGCTGGTCACCAGCACCCGCGAGGTGAGAACCGGTGCGCCTGTGCGCAATACGCTCTTGAAATGCCGCGGCCGGGTCGGCAGACCGAAGGTGCGCAGCGAATCCCACCACGTCAGCACCACGGTTGGCACGGAGGAAATGAGCAGGCACAGCAGCGCGAGCTGTGCGCTCGGCATGCGGGGGAGTAGCGCGACGAGCAGGATCAGATAGCCGATCCGCCCGACGGCCTGGTAGGCGGTGGAGGCGCCGAATCGGCCCTGCCCGATCAGCAGCCAGTCCTCCGATACCGACCAGAATCCGCCCGCGAACAGGCCGAGCAGGATCATCTCGAGCTGTACCGGCGCACTCGCCGCCAGGCTGAGCAGCAGTGCGATCCCGATGGCGCCGAGGGTGGTCGACCGGATGGCCAGATAGTCGCCGCGCAACTGATTGATGGTGCGCAGCCGCTCGCTCTCGCCGTCGCGTTCCCGCGAATCGTGCACCCGGGCCGCGAGGAACGAGGTGATGCCGAGGTCGACCAGCAGTGAACCGATGAAGTACGCCGACATGCCGATCGCCAGCAACCCGAGTCCGTGGGTGCCGAGTACCCGCGCGATCAGCGGAACGGTGACGATGGTGATGACGTACTGCCCGTATTTACCGAAGGTGACGTAGCCGATATCGCGCAGGATGGCGCCGAGACCGTGCGTGCGATGTAGGCCGCCGCCGCGTTCATCGCTGCGGTGCGCGCCGCCGGGAGTGACGGGAGTTGGTGGGGTGGGCAGTGGCTGGCCTGCGGCATGTTTGGGCTCAGACATGCGGAGTCCGTTCTCGCGGATTCTGCTGTCCCGCAGCGCCATTGCGTCGGGTGATGGTCTCGAGGAAGGCGGCGACGGTGTGCGCCGACGCCGTGATGTCGAAGTCCTCGGCTCGGATGCGCGCCGCCGTTGCCAGACGGGTGCGCAGTGCCGGGTCGCCGATGAGTGTGTCCAAGGCTGCGGTGAGTTGCCGCTGGTCGCCGCCGTCGACGAGCAGTCCGTTGACACCCGGCTCGACGATTTCGGCCGGACCGCCCGGACCGGAGGCGATCACCGCACAGCCCGCGTGCATACCCTCCACCACGACCTGCCCGAACGGTTCGGGGAGTGTCGAGGAGTGCACCAGGATGTCGGCGTCGCGCAGATAGCGGCTCGGATCCGCCACATGTCCGGTGAAGGTCACCGGCAGTTCGAGTTCCCGCGCCAGGCGTTCGAGTTCGGCGTGGTAGGGCTCTTCGTCGAAGAAGGTGCCGCCGACGAGAAAGACTTGTCGCGGTGGCACTTTCGCGGCCGCGACGGCGCGGAGCAGGACGTCCTGCCCCTTCCATGGCGTCAGCCGGCCGACGGCGACGAGCACGGTGTCGGTGGGCGAGCGTTGTTCGGCGCGCTCGCAGCGGTCGTCGAGTTCCACACCCGGGTAGGCGACTACGGCGGGTCCGCGTCCGATCCGCAAGGTACGCAAGGTGGTTCGACTATTGGCGATGTAGCCGTGCGCCGTCAGTCTGCCGAGTAGCTGGATCACCATGGTCGGTAGTCGGCCGAAGTAGTCCACCGCGATCCGGTCGTGCACCTGCCAGATCAGCGGAATGCCCGCGCGCCGGGCCGCTACCGCCCCCATCACCAACGCTTTGGTGCTCTCGGCGACGAGTACATCGGCACCCAGTTCGCGCGCGGTGGCTCCCAGCGCCCAGCCGAGTCGCACCAGCGCAATGAATCCGGCCACCATACGCAGCGGCCCGGATCCGATGGTCATCGCACGGCTGTCGAACGCGCCACGCAGCACGCGGGTCTCGACCCCGCGCGCCCGCATGCGTTCGACCATCGGGCCGTCCTCCGTATAGATCTGAGCCACGTCGATGAGCCGTAGTTCGCGCAGCGCGGCCAGCAACCGCAGGGTCGCCAGTTCCGCACCGGACGGGGCTGCGGTGTGCGCGAGGAAGAGGGCCTTGGTCCTCGATGGGGTCATCGCTTTAATTCCTGATACATCGTCAGATGAC is part of the Nocardia sp. NBC_00565 genome and encodes:
- a CDS encoding CgeB family protein, with protein sequence MKILFVGDDWVGSNARSLADGFRQAGHDVVVIDSTPVTLPARLSPPWVYAKFAHRRAPWTITDLHGEIDRAAAEFQPDMVFAFKAVHLDQRRLLDIPARLHVHYSPDDVANLDNISPEYLAHEPDWDLIVTTKRHNVPELLDRGAQAVTFVRSAYDPAWHYAAARRRTPRYLVGFIGVCRPDRRGELVALARDHGDRMLVRGPGWRRIPELRTTGAAVGGPVYGPQYSAVIADITANLVLLNSDNRDTHTCRTFEVPAAGGLFVGERTDEHAELLRDTVECFLFTGPTELREILDWCARHPDKADAIAEAGYRRITEGGHRYVDRAREILDALGEAKT
- a CDS encoding lipopolysaccharide biosynthesis protein produces the protein MSEPKHAAGQPLPTPPTPVTPGGAHRSDERGGGLHRTHGLGAILRDIGYVTFGKYGQYVITIVTVPLIARVLGTHGLGLLAIGMSAYFIGSLLVDLGITSFLAARVHDSRERDGESERLRTINQLRGDYLAIRSTTLGAIGIALLLSLAASAPVQLEMILLGLFAGGFWSVSEDWLLIGQGRFGASTAYQAVGRIGYLILLVALLPRMPSAQLALLCLLISSVPTVVLTWWDSLRTFGLPTRPRHFKSVLRTGAPVLTSRVLVTSYGQGAAAVYSAVLDTVSLGLYSAGDRLVRAIQSTLDPIGFALLPRMARRSTDHRFWRHALMALTACICVATVAAVAVWLAAPLMIRLIFGEEFTGAVGLLRVEIFMLPATTITSFVTTALLPVRQDTTGVLIGAVLGTCVAGIALFIAFHTHSVWTLVYGSVLVEFSTAIWYLVRVRTLIVRERTVPISTSPAVVLMREEGMR
- a CDS encoding glycosyltransferase family 4 protein — translated: MTPSRTKALFLAHTAAPSGAELATLRLLAALRELRLIDVAQIYTEDGPMVERMRARGVETRVLRGAFDSRAMTIGSGPLRMVAGFIALVRLGWALGATARELGADVLVAESTKALVMGAVAARRAGIPLIWQVHDRIAVDYFGRLPTMVIQLLGRLTAHGYIANSRTTLRTLRIGRGPAVVAYPGVELDDRCERAEQRSPTDTVLVAVGRLTPWKGQDVLLRAVAAAKVPPRQVFLVGGTFFDEEPYHAELERLARELELPVTFTGHVADPSRYLRDADILVHSSTLPEPFGQVVVEGMHAGCAVIASGPGGPAEIVEPGVNGLLVDGGDQRQLTAALDTLIGDPALRTRLATAARIRAEDFDITASAHTVAAFLETITRRNGAAGQQNPRERTPHV